A single region of the Catenulispora sp. GP43 genome encodes:
- a CDS encoding ferric reductase-like transmembrane domain-containing protein produces MVQGWSAGFEAPYDADWVVPRRGWRHSLPLLPRRPLSAVLLAVLGAGIAGLLALWWRQTPADRMQSLPDYLVMLAQITGLVGAYLLLVEIALMARSPWLEHRLGSWLASAHRSLGGYLVLLLCAHVGFVIAAYSVSVHASPPAVLVSILRTYPGVLAATIGFLVMLLAGFTSARGIRRRLGYEGWHAIHLLMYPAAAAAFWHQISLGAQFTRNPWAADVWVGLHAVVAAAIVCNRVVIPFLNNRHHRFRVTRVEEVGPDAMSVYITGRRVADLGAEAGQYFRWRFMSRGLWYQAHPFSLSAAPHADTLRLTFKCVGGYTRRLKRRLRPGVGVFVDGPYGAFTGVLRRQHGVVMIGGGIGVTPLRAIAETMHGRRHDIVFIQRASTVGDLILTRELEALNAAGRIIYIPAIGSRRNDPLSADRLLDLVPDLEDREVFICGSVGMAGAAVRNLRRAGVRRGRIHTEIFDF; encoded by the coding sequence GTGGTCCAAGGTTGGTCAGCGGGGTTCGAAGCGCCGTACGACGCCGACTGGGTCGTACCCCGGCGGGGCTGGCGGCACAGCCTGCCCCTCCTGCCGCGCCGGCCGTTGTCGGCGGTGTTGTTGGCCGTGCTCGGCGCGGGGATCGCCGGGCTGCTGGCCTTGTGGTGGCGGCAGACGCCGGCCGACCGGATGCAGTCGCTGCCGGACTACCTCGTCATGCTGGCGCAGATCACCGGGCTGGTCGGGGCGTACCTGCTGCTCGTCGAGATCGCGCTCATGGCGCGCTCACCCTGGCTGGAGCACCGGCTCGGGTCGTGGCTCGCCTCCGCGCACCGCAGTCTCGGCGGGTATCTGGTGCTGCTGCTGTGCGCGCACGTCGGGTTCGTGATCGCCGCGTACTCGGTCAGCGTGCACGCCTCGCCGCCGGCGGTGCTCGTCAGCATCCTGCGGACGTATCCGGGGGTGCTCGCGGCGACGATCGGGTTCCTGGTGATGCTCCTCGCGGGGTTCACCTCGGCGCGGGGCATCCGGCGGCGGTTGGGTTATGAGGGGTGGCACGCGATCCACCTGCTGATGTATCCGGCGGCGGCCGCCGCGTTCTGGCACCAGATCAGCCTGGGCGCGCAGTTCACGCGGAACCCCTGGGCGGCGGACGTATGGGTGGGCCTGCACGCGGTCGTCGCGGCGGCGATCGTCTGCAACCGCGTCGTCATCCCGTTCCTGAACAACCGGCACCACCGCTTCCGGGTGACGCGCGTCGAGGAGGTCGGGCCCGACGCGATGAGCGTCTACATCACCGGACGGAGGGTCGCGGACCTGGGCGCCGAGGCCGGCCAGTACTTCCGGTGGCGGTTCATGAGCCGGGGCCTGTGGTACCAGGCGCATCCGTTCTCGCTCTCCGCGGCGCCGCACGCGGACACCCTGCGCCTGACCTTCAAGTGCGTGGGCGGCTACACGCGGCGGCTCAAGCGCCGCCTGCGCCCCGGGGTCGGGGTGTTCGTGGACGGCCCGTACGGCGCGTTCACCGGAGTCCTGCGCCGCCAGCACGGCGTGGTGATGATCGGCGGCGGCATCGGCGTCACCCCGCTGCGGGCCATCGCGGAGACCATGCACGGCCGGCGGCACGACATCGTCTTCATCCAGCGGGCCTCGACGGTCGGGGACCTGATCCTCACCCGCGAGCTCGAAGCCCTGAACGCCGCCGGCCGCATCATCTACATCCCGGCCATCGGCAGCCGCAGGAACGATCCGCTCTCCGCCGACCGGCTCCTGGACCTGGTCCCCGATCTGGAGGATCGCGAGGTGTTCATCTGCGGCTCGGTCGGGATGGCCGGCGCGGCGGTGCGGAACCTGCGCCGGGCGGGGGTCCGGCGGGGGCGGATCCACACCGAGATCTTCGACTTCTGA
- a CDS encoding FMN-binding protein, with protein sequence MRIPHLKTLLSVVGTVGTMGGLLAAKTSAHGLTPETLPATKTVHGSGPTAVATVTGPPIPITHGIVQVRIVVAADGRITEVGAISLPHDNDDSWGRSIVAASVLDREVLATQSAHVDGVSGATYTSKAYKTSLQAAIDASKT encoded by the coding sequence GTGCGAATCCCCCATCTCAAGACCCTGCTCTCGGTCGTCGGCACCGTCGGCACGATGGGCGGCCTGCTCGCTGCCAAGACCTCGGCCCACGGCCTGACCCCGGAGACCCTCCCCGCCACGAAGACCGTCCACGGCTCCGGCCCCACCGCGGTGGCGACCGTCACCGGGCCGCCGATCCCGATCACGCACGGCATCGTGCAGGTCCGCATCGTCGTGGCGGCAGACGGCCGGATCACCGAGGTCGGCGCGATCAGCCTGCCGCATGACAACGACGACTCGTGGGGCCGCTCGATAGTGGCGGCCTCCGTGTTGGACCGCGAAGTCCTCGCCACGCAGTCCGCGCACGTCGACGGCGTCAGCGGGGCGACGTACACCTCCAAGGCCTACAAGACCTCGCTACAGGCGGCGATCGATGCGAGCAAGACCTGA
- a CDS encoding cell wall-binding repeat-containing protein, with translation MPRTSRPPRIPALLAACGIAAATAAMATAAHAGTAPLSAASTTSVPAPASGVSRVYGGDRYLTGVQVSQSQWADAAGDATGRAKAQAVVLARGDTFPDALSGVPLAAKVHGPLLLTQPTALTAATAAEIQRVLGPGAGQPVYILGGTGAVSPAVEAQLVRDGYAVTRYQGPNRYLTALDVARRGLGDPSRIVVATGDGYADALTAGPYAAGPDAVGGVPAAIVLSDGRSLDPATAAYVSGKLVAAAPGDCAAVTTVGGQAGVAVHAVTPPGVCENSLSGTDRYATAVAVAQQFPAGASVGVATGGGFADALTGGAAMAALGRPLVLTDSAVLGDNPRQWLVGVHQSGVTATVVFGGPGAVGNGVFGQLQDIANGGQGLPSDGLCGAPANPYGFNYCGSGSEVTVAQVPADICSYFSCIGSAPSNESFWRGVGYLEVCNDGDISLSGGRSGACSSHGGEDHPVWKR, from the coding sequence GTGCCACGGACATCCCGACCACCCCGCATCCCGGCCCTGCTGGCGGCCTGCGGAATCGCGGCGGCCACCGCCGCCATGGCCACCGCCGCGCACGCGGGCACCGCACCGTTGTCGGCTGCATCGACGACGAGCGTGCCCGCCCCGGCCTCCGGCGTCAGCCGCGTCTACGGCGGCGACCGCTACCTGACCGGCGTCCAGGTCTCGCAGTCGCAGTGGGCCGACGCCGCCGGCGACGCCACCGGGCGGGCCAAGGCGCAGGCCGTCGTCCTCGCCCGCGGCGACACGTTCCCGGACGCCCTGTCCGGCGTCCCGCTGGCCGCCAAGGTGCACGGCCCGCTCCTGCTCACCCAGCCCACCGCGCTCACCGCCGCCACCGCGGCCGAGATCCAGCGGGTCCTGGGCCCCGGCGCCGGGCAGCCGGTGTACATCCTCGGCGGGACCGGGGCGGTCTCGCCGGCGGTCGAGGCCCAACTGGTCCGGGACGGCTACGCCGTGACCCGGTATCAGGGCCCGAACCGCTACCTGACGGCGCTGGACGTGGCGCGCCGCGGCCTGGGCGACCCGTCCCGGATCGTCGTCGCGACCGGTGACGGCTACGCCGACGCGCTCACCGCCGGCCCCTACGCCGCGGGCCCGGACGCGGTCGGCGGCGTACCGGCCGCGATCGTGCTGTCCGACGGCCGCAGCCTGGACCCGGCCACCGCGGCGTACGTCTCCGGCAAGCTCGTGGCCGCCGCACCCGGCGACTGCGCCGCGGTGACGACGGTCGGCGGCCAGGCCGGAGTGGCGGTCCACGCCGTCACGCCTCCCGGCGTCTGCGAGAACTCGCTCTCGGGCACGGACCGCTACGCCACCGCCGTCGCGGTCGCGCAGCAGTTCCCGGCTGGCGCGTCCGTCGGCGTCGCCACCGGCGGCGGCTTCGCGGACGCGCTCACCGGCGGCGCGGCGATGGCCGCCCTCGGGCGTCCGCTCGTGCTCACGGACTCGGCCGTGCTCGGCGACAACCCCCGGCAGTGGCTGGTCGGCGTGCACCAGAGCGGCGTGACCGCGACGGTCGTCTTCGGCGGGCCCGGCGCGGTCGGCAACGGGGTGTTCGGGCAGTTGCAGGACATCGCGAACGGGGGCCAGGGCCTGCCGTCCGACGGTCTGTGCGGCGCACCGGCGAACCCGTACGGCTTCAACTACTGCGGGTCCGGCTCGGAGGTCACGGTCGCGCAGGTCCCGGCGGACATCTGCTCCTACTTCTCCTGCATCGGCTCGGCTCCGTCGAACGAAAGCTTCTGGCGCGGGGTCGGATACCTGGAGGTCTGCAACGACGGCGACATCTCGCTGTCGGGCGGGCGGAGCGGCGCTTGCTCCTCGCACGGCGGCGAGGACCACCCGGTGTGGAAGCGCTGA
- a CDS encoding helix-turn-helix domain-containing protein, with product MSPGTGAQRRMLAELEQLKERAGMSFAQFQKAVPYSRSALHRYFTGQSPIPRDALVSVVRACDGDVALLVRMWEAAQSDPELGSDSATATATAVAKAPAPPPGPLGLMGPAKPAGPVGPAEPVRPMAVAAGSDGRIRATAPCVQSQNQGQNQSPDPRPETPAEPAGPPERADAATTSESSDPVDPSDSRQRAIRAWFALAFVIVATSGGGPDTDTDTGTGMSTSHGIPSRPDPAPSKAAPIAHTTSSSPSSPRRPGNHPFTVTVVRA from the coding sequence ATGTCGCCGGGTACGGGGGCTCAGCGGCGGATGCTGGCCGAGCTGGAACAGCTCAAGGAGCGGGCGGGGATGAGTTTCGCCCAGTTCCAGAAGGCGGTTCCGTACAGCCGGTCGGCGCTGCATCGCTACTTCACGGGGCAGTCGCCGATCCCGCGCGACGCCTTGGTGTCTGTGGTGAGGGCATGCGACGGCGACGTGGCACTGCTGGTGCGGATGTGGGAGGCCGCGCAGTCGGATCCGGAGCTGGGGTCGGATTCGGCGACGGCGACGGCGACAGCGGTGGCGAAGGCACCGGCGCCGCCGCCGGGACCGTTGGGCCTGATGGGTCCGGCCAAGCCGGCCGGACCCGTCGGGCCCGCCGAGCCCGTCAGACCCATGGCGGTGGCAGCCGGAAGCGACGGTCGGATACGTGCGACTGCACCCTGTGTACAGAGCCAGAACCAGGGCCAGAACCAGAGCCCTGATCCGCGACCGGAGACGCCCGCCGAGCCGGCCGGCCCGCCCGAGCGGGCCGACGCCGCAACGACCTCCGAGTCCTCCGATCCGGTTGATCCGTCGGACAGCCGGCAGCGGGCGATCCGGGCCTGGTTCGCGCTGGCCTTCGTGATCGTGGCGACCTCAGGCGGTGGCCCCGATACCGATACCGACACTGGCACCGGCATGAGCACCAGTCACGGCATCCCGTCCCGACCCGACCCGGCCCCGTCCAAGGCGGCACCGATCGCGCACACGACATCCTCGTCCCCGTCGTCCCCGAGGCGTCCGGGGAACCATCCCTTCACCGTGACCGTGGTGCGGGCCTGA
- a CDS encoding DUF4132 domain-containing protein yields the protein MSGATVTDPSSEDVCEIPEAVRGFVVPRRGAAVEPLTLVPDAAGYLAAWLEEQGTEIAAILDHETSETDLVGQFRATGRDLSAATPLSAAVAAALAISRESPAFKNPAGVVDAWLTARGPAFAAAAIVELFGMSATGKYQAGKQIPAHLSRNSSREYYAADQYHRLDLAVRMRRYLAAAPEADYAQARETLAEYRAQLPAQALAAELWPRLLTSFLLPERVDWVEADFALLSRVHDPLTPALVVSSLTTRQQVAAFPAAYASPYWTAKEPVALWTAFDSLGTGFLPILAEWLGGDLEADAAQNLLDLVARVPSDAAFRFLVDNITRKHFGAAVQAAAQRFPRRALRVLADVPPSHTPRALAVAHVLRRHVLAHDAIAAAELANLTPAARERVERLRAANVPVPDAEDLPPLFVSPPWLTPVERTKPAVITGLVAPTEAAMAWRAGEAERWASPQVVRNTQWAVESWADIAARITADGSANWYRNGQFAVDAPEEVVRPVLPHWKPDAWQAATWIPLLAVRFGADALPPILHLARTQPAVCAEYLAPFAAPEAALLASDWLNRLKSARPHALAWLTRHPGVAATTLIPVALGKPGKARSAAEVTLRTLSARGFAAEIAEAAAGYGPAVEPAVAAIVADDGTLTLPKTMPALPEWIDPGALPRILLKDRQSAFPRQTALPRQTALPRQTALPRQSVEHLLLMLAVSKPAEPYAGVHLAKEICDQTCLADFAWALFEDWRAADYPAKESWVFDTLRWLGDDETVRRLSPLIRVWPGEGGHQRAVTGLDVLAGIGGDTALTHLYGISQKVKFKGLREQATQRVTAIADDLGLTADQLGDRLVPDLGLEPSGALILDYGPRRFTVGFDEQLKPFVADQDGKRLKALPKPGAKDDGDLASAAHRRFSALKKDVRTLAADQIARFELAMVTQRRWTSQEFGEYFVAHPVLRHLVRRLVWATFTDDGVSGTFRVAEDQTFADIADGVYTLADDAVIGIAHPLHLGTDLAAWSEVFADYEILQPFEQLGRAVYRLADEERASGKLARFADVEIPVGKVLGLERRGWRRGVPQDAGIQGWISRALPGGGSVTVALDPGIVVGYVDEFGTTQRFQAVFLSSYPDGEDYWHQREYPAFATLDDLAASEILRDLTEATTQ from the coding sequence ATGAGCGGCGCCACTGTGACCGATCCTTCGTCGGAAGACGTCTGCGAGATACCCGAGGCGGTGCGCGGTTTTGTCGTCCCGCGTCGCGGCGCCGCGGTCGAACCGCTCACCCTCGTCCCCGACGCAGCCGGGTATCTCGCCGCGTGGCTGGAGGAACAGGGCACTGAGATTGCCGCCATCCTCGACCACGAGACCAGCGAAACCGATCTCGTCGGGCAATTCCGGGCCACCGGGCGCGACCTCAGTGCCGCGACACCGCTGTCCGCGGCTGTCGCGGCAGCGTTGGCGATTTCCCGCGAATCGCCCGCGTTCAAGAACCCGGCCGGTGTCGTCGACGCCTGGCTCACCGCCCGCGGGCCGGCCTTCGCGGCAGCGGCCATCGTGGAACTGTTCGGGATGAGCGCCACGGGAAAGTACCAAGCGGGCAAGCAGATCCCGGCGCATCTCAGCCGTAACTCCTCTCGCGAGTACTACGCCGCCGACCAGTACCACCGCCTCGACCTCGCGGTCCGCATGCGCCGGTACCTGGCCGCGGCTCCCGAGGCGGATTACGCCCAGGCCCGGGAGACGCTCGCCGAATACCGGGCACAGCTGCCGGCCCAAGCGCTCGCCGCCGAGCTGTGGCCGCGTCTGCTGACGTCCTTCCTCCTGCCGGAGCGTGTGGACTGGGTCGAAGCCGACTTCGCGCTGCTGTCCCGCGTCCACGACCCCCTGACGCCGGCGTTGGTGGTCAGCTCGCTCACGACGCGACAGCAGGTGGCCGCGTTCCCCGCCGCGTACGCCTCTCCCTACTGGACCGCCAAAGAACCCGTCGCCCTGTGGACCGCCTTCGACAGCCTGGGCACCGGCTTCCTCCCGATCCTGGCCGAATGGCTCGGCGGCGACCTGGAGGCCGATGCCGCGCAGAACCTGCTCGACCTGGTCGCCCGAGTTCCGAGCGACGCAGCGTTCCGGTTCCTCGTCGACAACATCACCAGGAAGCACTTCGGCGCCGCGGTCCAGGCCGCCGCACAGCGCTTCCCCCGGCGCGCGCTCCGCGTCCTGGCCGACGTCCCGCCCAGCCACACCCCGCGCGCGCTGGCGGTCGCTCATGTCTTGCGCCGGCACGTCCTCGCCCACGACGCGATCGCCGCCGCCGAGCTGGCGAACCTGACCCCGGCCGCGCGCGAGCGGGTTGAGAGGCTCCGCGCCGCCAACGTCCCCGTCCCGGACGCCGAGGACCTGCCGCCGTTGTTCGTCAGCCCGCCGTGGCTGACCCCCGTCGAGCGCACCAAGCCCGCCGTCATTACCGGCCTGGTCGCGCCGACCGAGGCGGCCATGGCCTGGCGGGCCGGGGAGGCGGAGCGCTGGGCGTCGCCGCAGGTAGTGAGGAACACCCAATGGGCCGTCGAAAGCTGGGCGGACATCGCGGCCCGGATCACCGCCGACGGCTCGGCCAACTGGTACCGGAACGGCCAGTTCGCCGTCGATGCCCCCGAGGAAGTCGTGCGGCCGGTACTCCCTCACTGGAAGCCGGACGCCTGGCAGGCAGCCACCTGGATCCCGCTCCTCGCCGTCCGCTTCGGAGCCGACGCGTTGCCGCCGATCCTGCACCTGGCGCGTACCCAGCCGGCGGTGTGCGCCGAATACCTCGCCCCGTTCGCCGCTCCGGAGGCCGCGCTGCTCGCCTCCGACTGGCTCAACCGGCTGAAGTCGGCTCGGCCGCACGCCCTCGCCTGGCTGACGCGGCATCCCGGCGTCGCGGCCACGACCCTGATACCGGTGGCGCTCGGCAAGCCCGGCAAGGCCCGCAGCGCCGCCGAGGTGACCCTCCGCACCCTGTCCGCGCGCGGCTTCGCCGCCGAGATCGCCGAAGCCGCCGCGGGGTACGGCCCGGCCGTGGAGCCGGCGGTCGCCGCCATCGTCGCCGACGACGGCACCCTCACCCTGCCCAAGACCATGCCGGCCCTCCCGGAATGGATCGACCCCGGCGCACTGCCGCGGATCCTGCTCAAGGATCGGCAGTCCGCGTTTCCCCGGCAGACCGCGCTTCCCCGGCAGACCGCGCTTCCCCGGCAGACCGCGCTTCCCCGGCAGTCCGTGGAGCACCTGCTCCTCATGCTCGCGGTGTCCAAGCCCGCCGAGCCGTACGCCGGAGTCCACCTGGCGAAGGAGATCTGCGACCAGACCTGTCTCGCCGACTTCGCATGGGCCCTGTTCGAGGACTGGCGCGCCGCCGACTATCCGGCCAAGGAGAGCTGGGTCTTCGACACGCTGCGCTGGCTCGGCGATGACGAGACCGTGCGCCGGCTGTCCCCGCTGATCCGGGTGTGGCCCGGCGAGGGCGGGCACCAGCGGGCCGTCACCGGACTGGACGTCCTGGCCGGCATCGGCGGCGACACGGCGCTGACGCACTTGTACGGCATCTCGCAGAAGGTCAAGTTCAAGGGCCTGAGGGAGCAGGCGACGCAGCGCGTCACCGCGATCGCCGACGACCTGGGCCTGACCGCCGACCAGCTCGGCGACCGGCTCGTCCCGGACCTCGGGCTGGAGCCGTCCGGGGCGCTGATCCTCGACTACGGCCCGCGCCGGTTCACGGTCGGCTTCGACGAGCAGCTCAAGCCGTTCGTCGCGGACCAGGACGGCAAGCGTCTCAAGGCGCTGCCGAAGCCCGGGGCCAAGGACGACGGCGACCTGGCCTCCGCCGCCCACCGGCGGTTCTCGGCGCTGAAGAAGGATGTGCGGACCCTCGCCGCGGACCAGATCGCCCGCTTCGAGCTGGCCATGGTCACCCAGCGCCGGTGGACCTCCCAGGAGTTCGGCGAGTACTTCGTCGCGCATCCCGTGCTGCGCCACCTGGTCCGGCGGCTCGTCTGGGCCACCTTCACCGACGACGGGGTGAGCGGCACGTTCCGCGTCGCCGAGGACCAGACGTTCGCCGACATCGCAGACGGCGTGTACACCCTCGCCGACGACGCCGTGATCGGCATCGCGCATCCCCTGCACCTCGGCACCGACCTGGCCGCGTGGTCCGAGGTGTTCGCGGACTACGAGATCCTCCAGCCGTTCGAGCAGCTCGGACGTGCCGTATACCGCCTCGCCGACGAGGAGAGGGCCTCGGGGAAGCTGGCCCGGTTCGCGGACGTCGAGATCCCGGTCGGCAAGGTTCTGGGCCTCGAGCGGCGCGGTTGGCGGCGGGGCGTCCCGCAGGACGCCGGGATCCAGGGCTGGATCTCGCGCGCGCTTCCCGGCGGCGGCTCGGTGACGGTGGCGTTGGACCCGGGGATCGTCGTGGGCTACGTCGACGAATTCGGTACGACGCAACGCTTCCAGGCGGTCTTCCTCAGCTCGTACCCCGACGGCGAGGACTACTGGCACCAGAGGGAGTACCCGGCTTTCGCGACGCTCGATGATCTCGCGGCCTCCGAGATCCTGCGGGACCTGACCGAGGCGACGACTCAGTGA
- a CDS encoding response regulator, producing MIKVIVADDQVLVRAGLAALLRAAPGLDVVGEAEGGEQVLALAAEHEADVILMDVRMPGMGGIAATEQLVAAREAAGRQTPRVLILTTFDLDDYVYAALKAGASGFVLKDTSPERLLAAITVVANGDMLFSPPISQRLIEAYTLRGEAPGGPPADLAALTAREIEVLRLVGKGMTNPEIAEHLVVGETTVKTHLNRTMTKLGLSTRAQAVVVAYEAGLVVPGRESASNGGHRR from the coding sequence GTGATCAAGGTGATAGTCGCGGACGACCAGGTGCTGGTCCGCGCGGGTCTGGCCGCCCTGCTGCGGGCGGCGCCGGGCCTGGACGTGGTCGGCGAGGCCGAGGGCGGCGAGCAGGTGCTGGCCCTGGCCGCCGAGCACGAGGCCGACGTGATCCTGATGGACGTCCGCATGCCCGGCATGGGCGGCATCGCGGCCACCGAGCAGCTGGTCGCGGCCCGCGAGGCGGCCGGCCGCCAGACCCCCAGGGTCCTGATCCTCACCACCTTCGACCTCGACGACTACGTCTACGCCGCGCTCAAGGCCGGCGCCAGCGGCTTCGTGCTGAAGGACACCTCGCCCGAGCGCCTGCTGGCCGCCATCACCGTGGTCGCCAACGGCGACATGCTGTTCTCCCCGCCGATCTCCCAGCGCCTGATCGAGGCCTACACCCTGCGCGGCGAGGCCCCCGGCGGCCCGCCGGCGGACCTGGCGGCCCTCACCGCCCGCGAGATCGAGGTGCTGCGGCTGGTCGGCAAGGGGATGACGAACCCCGAGATCGCCGAGCACCTGGTGGTCGGCGAGACGACGGTGAAGACGCACCTCAACCGGACGATGACCAAGCTCGGGCTGTCGACCCGGGCGCAGGCGGTGGTGGTGGCGTACGAGGCCGGGCTGGTCGTGCCGGGGCGCGAATCCGCATCGAACGGCGGCCATCGGCGCTAG
- a CDS encoding sensor histidine kinase, with amino-acid sequence MQTVGIGLKAAVGAAVRLLRAHPQAVDGIVAAAMLAVSLIWLRTYPYEPGRRLVYSRQDSQHTDFHPIGLLGYALTVGSCAVLALRRRCPVPMMWASCAMIVLYTGLDYPPTTIAWGPVLIFYTLCTKQPPQRVVPYALAVFVVWLQYSLKLVVLGVLLAVLQTLLVIGVVGVFGNQTRRLAERNERLGQLSEQLRREQAARAREAVASERVRIARELHDVVAHHMSVISVQTGLAGYVLRSDPATAGQSLGTIGDATHEAMREMRRMLAVLRPVPEDGVAEAAYRPSVEPSPGLAQVPRLLERVRAAGVQAELAVTGTPFDLAPGPDLCCYRVVQESLTNVMKHAPGARATVELVYQDHGDIRIRVADDGGRVRSLTEGAVAVPTPLGPAVAGSGNGLVGMRERARIYGGTLQTGPRAAGGFEVVLTLPGEREADPEP; translated from the coding sequence ATGCAGACAGTCGGGATCGGGCTCAAGGCCGCGGTGGGGGCCGCCGTCCGCCTGCTGCGCGCGCATCCCCAGGCGGTGGACGGCATCGTCGCGGCGGCGATGCTCGCCGTGAGCCTGATCTGGCTGCGCACCTACCCCTACGAACCCGGCCGCCGCCTCGTCTACAGCCGCCAGGACAGCCAGCACACTGACTTCCATCCCATCGGCCTGCTCGGCTATGCGCTGACGGTCGGATCCTGCGCCGTGCTCGCGCTGCGCCGCCGGTGTCCGGTGCCGATGATGTGGGCGAGCTGCGCGATGATCGTCCTGTACACCGGGCTCGACTACCCGCCGACCACCATCGCGTGGGGGCCGGTGCTCATCTTCTACACGCTCTGCACCAAGCAGCCGCCGCAACGCGTCGTCCCGTACGCGCTGGCGGTTTTCGTCGTGTGGCTTCAGTACAGCCTCAAGCTGGTGGTGCTCGGGGTCCTGCTCGCGGTGCTGCAGACGCTGCTCGTCATCGGCGTCGTGGGGGTCTTCGGCAACCAGACCCGGCGGCTGGCCGAGCGCAACGAGCGTCTGGGGCAGCTCTCCGAGCAGCTCCGCCGGGAACAGGCCGCGCGGGCCCGGGAGGCCGTGGCGAGCGAGCGGGTGCGGATCGCCCGCGAGCTGCACGACGTCGTGGCGCACCACATGTCGGTGATATCCGTGCAGACCGGCCTGGCCGGCTACGTCCTGCGGAGCGATCCGGCGACCGCCGGGCAGTCTCTCGGCACCATCGGCGACGCCACGCACGAGGCCATGCGCGAGATGCGCCGCATGCTCGCGGTGCTGCGTCCGGTGCCGGAGGACGGCGTCGCCGAGGCGGCGTACCGGCCTTCGGTCGAACCCTCGCCCGGGCTCGCGCAGGTGCCCCGGCTGCTGGAGCGGGTCCGCGCGGCCGGCGTGCAGGCCGAGCTCGCGGTCACCGGGACCCCCTTCGACCTGGCGCCAGGCCCTGATCTGTGCTGCTACCGGGTCGTTCAGGAATCGCTGACGAACGTGATGAAGCACGCGCCGGGAGCTCGGGCGACCGTCGAACTCGTATATCAGGACCATGGTGATATCCGCATCCGCGTCGCCGACGACGGCGGCCGTGTACGCTCGCTCACGGAAGGTGCTGTCGCCGTCCCGACCCCCTTGGGACCCGCGGTGGCGGGCTCCGGGAACGGTCTGGTCGGCATGCGGGAACGAGCGAGGATCTACGGCGGGACGCTCCAGACGGGGCCCCGTGCGGCCGGCGGGTTCGAGGTGGTCCTGACACTTCCGGGTGAGCGGGAAGCCGACCCGGAACCCTAG
- a CDS encoding chitinase: protein MPKNIRMALICGTAALLPVAAISVAATANAAPAARAAGASFPAHYSAPYLQIGSSDAGDMAKDMAASGDKFYTLAFLTPKSGCTPEWEDGGDSVGAFSSQITALQNAGGNVIISFGGASGGELAEKCTSVSSLEAAYAKVVSTYHVTRLDFDIEGNDLNNKTANSRRDQALAALQKANPSVQVDYTLPVDPTGLESNATTLLKDAKSKGVAVKVVNIMTMDFGDGENALNDAESAAKATAPQLQSIFGVSSSQAWGLLGLTPIAGHNDDNENFTQSNASTLESFAASHGVQELAFWEVDGYDKGTGYAYSKIFNKITG from the coding sequence ATGCCCAAAAACATTCGCATGGCCCTGATATGCGGCACCGCCGCGCTGCTGCCCGTGGCCGCGATCAGTGTCGCCGCGACCGCCAACGCGGCGCCCGCGGCCCGCGCCGCCGGGGCGAGCTTCCCCGCGCACTACTCCGCGCCGTACCTGCAGATCGGCTCGTCGGACGCCGGCGACATGGCCAAGGACATGGCGGCCAGCGGCGACAAGTTCTACACGCTGGCGTTCCTCACGCCGAAGTCGGGCTGCACCCCGGAGTGGGAGGACGGCGGCGACTCGGTCGGCGCGTTCAGCTCCCAGATCACCGCCCTGCAGAACGCCGGCGGGAACGTCATCATCTCCTTCGGCGGCGCCTCCGGTGGTGAGCTCGCCGAGAAGTGCACCTCGGTCTCCAGCCTGGAAGCGGCCTACGCCAAGGTCGTGAGCACCTACCACGTCACCCGCCTCGACTTCGACATCGAGGGCAACGACCTGAACAACAAGACCGCGAACTCCCGCCGGGACCAGGCGCTGGCCGCGCTGCAGAAGGCGAACCCGAGCGTGCAGGTGGACTACACCCTGCCGGTCGACCCCACCGGGCTGGAGTCCAACGCCACCACGTTGCTGAAGGACGCCAAGAGCAAGGGCGTGGCGGTCAAGGTCGTCAACATCATGACGATGGACTTCGGCGACGGCGAGAACGCGCTGAACGACGCCGAGTCCGCCGCGAAGGCCACCGCGCCGCAGCTCCAGTCGATCTTCGGCGTCTCCAGCAGCCAGGCCTGGGGCCTGCTCGGCCTGACCCCGATCGCCGGCCACAACGACGACAACGAGAACTTCACCCAGTCCAACGCCTCCACGCTCGAGAGCTTCGCCGCCTCGCACGGGGTGCAGGAGCTGGCGTTCTGGGAGGTCGACGGCTACGACAAGGGCACCGGCTACGCCTACTCGAAGATCTTCAACAAGATCACCGGCTAG